The genome window CGCATCTGTGTCGCGCTGTTCGCCTTTGAGCTTGAGCATTATGAGCGCATCTATCTTTTCGTTGCCCCCGTCCCCTATCTCTGCCAGGGTGCGGGCCGCCTGTTCGTTCCCTGATGCTGCAGATACGGACATCAGTTCCATGGCGGCAGACCGGTCCTCAAGAAGTATTGTTCCGGTGTAAAGAAAAAGCGAGAAAAGATAGGAAGCATCGACATCGCCGCCGGAAGACAGGTCCTCCAACATGGAACATGCCTTCCTGAGATCGTATTCTCTGCTCCCAACGTCCATAAAGCGGAGTGATATGCTCTCTGCTGAGAGACGATCTGCGGTAACCTCTGACATATTTCACCAATTATTGACTTTGCCTTTATTCCTTTCGTTTGGGATATTCGACGATCAACTAGGTTTTCTGTTAAGTAAAGAATATATCCGAAACCGCGCTCTACTTCCGTATGGGCGATATCCGGTCTGGTCCTAACGATGACCCAAGAGAATCTCTTGAGTGGGCCAAGGCTGTCCTTAGGGGCAGGTCCGAGAAAGACTATGCGCTCGCTTATTCCGTCGTGGTCGACGCCGCAAAGGAAGGTTCCGAGGATGGAAAGTTCTGCCTCGGCCTCATGTATGCACGCGGCCAGGGTGTTACAAGGGACCTTTCGGCTGCGGCAGAATGGTTCTCTCGCGCTGTAGAAAGCGGCAGCCGCAGCGCAATGTACTATCTGGGCAAGATGTACTTCCGCGGTTACGGCGTAGGAAAGAATATAGCCAGGGCTGCAGAATTATTTGCGGTGCCTGCCAAAGAGGGCGATGCCCGGGCCCAATACTCCTTAGGACTGATCTACTTCGAAGGCGATACCGTGGCAAGGGACCTCGATGAATCTGCCAAATGGGTAACTCTGGCCGCAGAGCATGGACATGCCGATGCGCAGTTCGTGCTGGGCCAATTCTATAAGACCGGTTGCGGCGTAGACCGCGACATTAGCACATCCGTCGATTGGCTCGTCTCTGCCGCAATGAACGGCAACAAGGGCGCACAGATTCTTTTAGGCAACATGTACACAACTGGCGACGGAGTTCAGGTCGACCGCGACGAGGCCGACCGCTGGTACGATATGGCCGACGGCAAGTGATCTCACTTCAGTCCCACTATCTTTCCGTCCGGCATGAGGTCCATGCGCATTGCGGCGGGAACCGACGGCAGGCCAGGCATGAGGGTCATAGAACCGCATACCGGAACGACAAAACCCGCTCCTGCAGAGAGCTGTACTTCCCTCACGTTGAGGTCCCAGCCCCTTGGTGCACCCTTTATCTTCGCATTGTCGGTAACGGATGCCTGGGTCTTTGCTATGCATACAGGTAGTCTCCCAAAACCGCGTTTCTCCAGTTCGGACAACATCTTCTCTGCAGCGGCAGAGTATGAAACCGTTCCGGCGCCGTATATTTTCTTTGCCACGGTCTCTATCTTGGATTTTAGAGTGGCGTCATCTTCGTAAAGGAGGCTAAATTTCTTGGGCTTGGCACATTCTTCGACGACTGTCTCCGCAAGATCTATGGCACCCTCCCCTCCTTTCAAAAATGCCTCCGATTGGACGCAACGGACGCCAAGACTCTTGCACCTGGCACTTATGATATCCATTTGTTCTTCGGTGTCCGAGGAAAACCTGTTGATGCTGACGACCAGTGGGATGCCGTAAAGCCTCATATTCTCCACGTGCCTGTCCAGGTTTATCAGCCCTTCTCTAAGATTATCGAGGGTCATCGTGCCATCGTCCTTCAGGTCTGCACCGCCATGCATCATAAGGGCGCGCACGGACGCAACTATGACCACGCAGTCGGGGGACAGCCCGGACTGTCTGCAGACTATGTCCATGAACTTCTCCCCTCCCAGGTCCGAAGCGAAACCGACCTCGGTCACAACGTAATCTCCGAG of Methanomassiliicoccaceae archaeon contains these proteins:
- a CDS encoding tetratricopeptide repeat protein, which produces MGDIRSGPNDDPRESLEWAKAVLRGRSEKDYALAYSVVVDAAKEGSEDGKFCLGLMYARGQGVTRDLSAAAEWFSRAVESGSRSAMYYLGKMYFRGYGVGKNIARAAELFAVPAKEGDARAQYSLGLIYFEGDTVARDLDESAKWVTLAAEHGHADAQFVLGQFYKTGCGVDRDISTSVDWLVSAAMNGNKGAQILLGNMYTTGDGVQVDRDEADRWYDMADGK